The Prevotella melaninogenica genome window below encodes:
- the speA gene encoding biosynthetic arginine decarboxylase: MKKWTIEDSQELYNISGWGTSYFGINESGDVYVTPCKDNTQVDLRDVMDELALRDVTPPVLLRFPDILDNRIEKTSSCFEKARKEYDFKAENFIIYPIKVNQMQPVVEEIISHGRKFNLGLEAGSKPELHAVIAVQCQSDSLIICNGYKDQSYIELALLAQKMGKRIFIVVEKLNEIDLIARAAKKLNVKPNLGIRIKLASSGSGKWADSGGDASKFGLTSSELLQALETLDNKGLHDCLHLIHFHIGSQITKIRRIQTALNEAAQYYVNLRKMGYNVDFVDCGGGLGVDYDGTRSASSESSVNYSIQEYVNDCVYTFVDAANKNDIPHPNIITESGRSLSAHHSVLVIDVLETASLPEMSEDFEAKDTDHQLVKDLYDIWDNLDSRNMLEDWHDAEQIREEALELFSHGLVDLKTRAEIEAMYWSVCHEINNLAKNMKHVPDELRNMDKLLADKYFCNFSLFQSLPDSWAIDQLFPVMPIQRLNERPSRNATLQDITCDSDGKISNFVAMGRSSHVLPIHALKKNEPYYLGVFLVGAYQEILGDMHNLFGDTNAVHVSVKDGSYHIDQIFDGETVEEVLEYVQYNPKKLVRQLEIWVTKSVKQGKISLEEGKEFLSNYRSGLYGYTYLE, from the coding sequence ATGAAAAAGTGGACGATTGAAGATTCTCAAGAGTTGTACAACATCTCAGGGTGGGGTACATCTTACTTTGGTATTAACGAATCGGGTGATGTGTATGTAACACCTTGTAAGGACAATACACAAGTTGACTTACGTGACGTTATGGACGAACTCGCCTTGCGTGATGTGACACCTCCAGTGTTGCTCCGTTTCCCGGATATTCTCGATAACCGTATCGAGAAAACATCCTCTTGCTTTGAGAAAGCAAGGAAGGAATATGACTTCAAAGCAGAGAACTTCATCATCTATCCTATTAAGGTAAACCAGATGCAGCCGGTAGTTGAGGAGATTATCTCCCATGGACGTAAGTTCAACTTGGGCTTGGAAGCAGGCTCAAAGCCTGAGTTGCACGCTGTGATTGCCGTACAGTGTCAGAGCGATTCGCTCATTATCTGTAACGGATATAAGGATCAGAGCTATATTGAACTGGCTCTGTTAGCACAGAAGATGGGTAAGCGTATCTTCATTGTAGTGGAGAAACTCAATGAAATCGACCTTATTGCACGTGCTGCAAAGAAGTTGAATGTAAAGCCAAACCTTGGTATTCGTATCAAACTTGCTTCAAGTGGTTCTGGTAAGTGGGCTGATAGTGGTGGCGACGCTTCTAAGTTTGGTCTTACTTCTTCTGAACTCTTGCAGGCTTTAGAGACGCTTGATAACAAGGGATTGCACGATTGTTTGCATCTTATCCACTTCCATATAGGTTCACAGATTACGAAGATTCGTCGTATTCAGACAGCTCTCAACGAGGCTGCACAGTATTATGTGAACCTCAGAAAGATGGGTTATAACGTTGATTTCGTTGACTGTGGCGGTGGTTTAGGTGTCGACTACGATGGTACCCGTTCTGCAAGTAGCGAGAGTTCTGTCAACTATAGCATTCAAGAATATGTCAACGACTGCGTCTATACCTTTGTTGATGCAGCCAATAAGAATGATATTCCACATCCAAACATCATTACTGAAAGCGGTAGAAGTCTTTCTGCTCATCACTCTGTCCTCGTGATTGATGTGCTTGAAACTGCCTCTCTGCCTGAGATGTCAGAGGATTTTGAGGCAAAGGATACCGACCATCAGTTGGTAAAAGACCTCTACGATATCTGGGATAATCTTGATTCTCGTAACATGTTAGAGGACTGGCACGATGCTGAGCAGATTCGTGAGGAGGCGTTAGAGTTGTTCTCTCATGGCTTAGTAGACCTAAAGACACGTGCTGAGATTGAGGCAATGTATTGGAGTGTATGCCATGAAATCAACAATTTGGCAAAGAATATGAAGCATGTGCCTGATGAGTTGCGCAATATGGATAAGCTTCTTGCAGATAAATATTTCTGTAACTTCTCTCTCTTCCAGTCTCTTCCAGACAGTTGGGCTATTGATCAACTCTTCCCAGTAATGCCGATCCAACGACTCAATGAGCGTCCATCACGTAACGCTACATTGCAAGATATCACCTGTGATAGCGACGGTAAGATTTCAAACTTCGTTGCAATGGGTCGCAGTAGTCACGTTCTTCCTATCCACGCATTAAAGAAGAATGAGCCTTATTACCTCGGTGTCTTCCTTGTTGGAGCTTATCAAGAGATTTTAGGTGATATGCACAACCTCTTTGGTGATACCAATGCCGTACATGTTTCAGTAAAGGATGGCAGCTATCATATCGATCAGATCTTTGATGGTGAGACGGTAGAAGAGGTATTGGAGTATGTTCAGTACAATCCAAAGAAGCTCGTTCGTCAACTCGAAATATGGGTGACAAAGAGTGTAAAGCAGGGTAAGATTTCACTTGAGGAGGGTAAAGAGTTCCTTAGTAACTACCGCAGCGGACTCTACGGTTATACCTATTTGGAGTAA
- a CDS encoding shikimate kinase, whose amino-acid sequence MTEHTEEYNPLRIILIGYMGAGKTTVGRALSKELNIPFYDLDWYIESRMRKTVKQIFDERGEEGFRMIEQSMLHEVAEFENVIISCGGGTPCFFDNMEYMNGQAETVYLKAETDVLYKHLLMGKSVRPLLLNKTADEVNLFIREHLKHREPFYTKAKHVLDVSLMDSYDKIQISVNQLCQLLKLNKANSLK is encoded by the coding sequence ATGACAGAGCATACAGAAGAATATAATCCGCTTCGCATTATTCTCATTGGTTATATGGGTGCGGGCAAGACGACCGTAGGCAGAGCCTTGTCAAAGGAGTTGAACATCCCGTTCTACGACTTAGATTGGTACATAGAGAGCCGAATGCGTAAGACGGTGAAGCAAATCTTCGATGAAAGGGGAGAGGAAGGCTTCCGTATGATAGAGCAGTCAATGCTTCACGAAGTGGCTGAATTTGAGAATGTCATTATCTCTTGTGGGGGTGGAACTCCATGTTTCTTTGATAATATGGAGTATATGAATGGACAGGCTGAGACGGTCTATTTGAAAGCAGAGACTGATGTTCTGTACAAGCATCTGCTGATGGGGAAGTCCGTACGCCCCCTCTTACTCAATAAGACAGCTGATGAAGTAAACCTGTTTATTCGTGAACACCTGAAGCATCGTGAGCCTTTTTACACAAAGGCAAAGCACGTTCTTGACGTGAGTCTTATGGATAGTTACGACAAGATACAGATTTCGGTTAATCAACTTTGCCAACTATTAAAGTTGAATAAAGCCAACAGTCTGAAATAA
- a CDS encoding peptidoglycan DD-metalloendopeptidase family protein: protein MTFKKIVRTFALTSLLTLTAHSANAQDLLARQAPIDRRAKALDTMVINRLREAEEIEEPSSELYNDWNNNYAHRGGNLPDVYKIDLRDFHMPTPSRVITSNFGRRWGRRHQGLDIKVYIGDTIRAAFSGKVRVVKYDGNGYGKYIVIRHNNGLETIYGHLSKQIVSPNQTVRAGQPIGLGGNTGRSTGSHLHFETRLAGVALNPALFFDFANQDVTGDYYVFHRNTVAQESERATAARGTSSSLGYSRENIQGKGYQSHSSRQERNYNTDFSSHTPRNEASADNGKIFYHKVANGETLETIAKQHGISIEQLCRQNRIGRLTRVSEGQLLSITK, encoded by the coding sequence ATGACTTTTAAGAAAATAGTTAGGACTTTTGCTCTAACATCTCTCTTAACTTTGACAGCCCATTCAGCAAATGCCCAAGACTTGCTTGCCCGTCAAGCACCAATCGACCGACGTGCTAAAGCATTAGACACAATGGTTATTAATCGTCTTCGCGAAGCTGAGGAAATCGAAGAGCCTTCATCTGAGCTCTATAACGATTGGAATAACAATTATGCACACCGTGGAGGTAACCTCCCAGATGTATACAAGATTGATCTTCGTGACTTCCATATGCCAACACCAAGCCGTGTGATTACAAGTAACTTCGGACGCCGTTGGGGTCGTCGTCACCAAGGATTGGATATTAAAGTGTATATTGGCGATACTATTCGTGCAGCCTTCTCTGGTAAGGTTCGTGTAGTAAAATACGATGGAAACGGATATGGTAAGTACATTGTTATCCGCCATAATAATGGACTTGAAACCATTTATGGTCACCTTTCAAAGCAAATAGTAAGTCCAAACCAGACTGTTCGTGCTGGGCAGCCTATCGGATTAGGTGGTAATACTGGTCGTTCTACAGGTTCTCACCTTCACTTCGAAACTCGTTTGGCAGGTGTGGCTTTGAATCCAGCACTTTTCTTCGACTTTGCTAACCAAGATGTTACTGGCGACTACTATGTATTCCATCGCAACACTGTAGCGCAAGAGTCAGAGCGTGCAACAGCCGCTCGTGGTACTTCTTCAAGCCTTGGTTACTCTCGTGAGAACATTCAGGGCAAAGGCTACCAAAGCCATAGTTCACGTCAGGAAAGAAACTACAACACTGATTTCTCAAGTCATACTCCACGTAATGAGGCAAGTGCTGATAATGGAAAGATTTTCTATCACAAGGTTGCTAATGGTGAAACCTTAGAAACGATAGCCAAACAACATGGCATCAGTATCGAACAGTTGTGCCGTCAGAACCGCATAGGCAGATTGACGCGAGTATCAGAAGGACAGCTACTCTCGATTACGAAGTAA
- a CDS encoding sulfatase family protein — translation MNQNITKAILPLAALSCVHGKMLAQDATRPNILYIMCDDHAMQAISAYGSPISKLAPTPNIDRLAQRGMLFRNCFVENSLSTPSRACLMTGLYSHQNGQRQLAEGIDTTKTFVPELMQKAGYETGIVGKWHMMCRPKGFDYYYILDGQGKYYNPNFCTTGNYGKYKQEMGYATTLTTQHAIEFLDHRQKDKPFCLYVHHKAPHRSWFAEPKHIGMYDGVDFPLPKTFWDNYENRGSAAKTQKMNIEKDMELILDFKIPELLDTSDVESMASYAGLMGELGRMTAAQRMAWDKYYMPRNRRFIEAKLSGKDLAVWKYQNYIRDYMSVIASVDESVGQLLDYLKAHDLDKNTVVIYTSDQGFYMGEHGWFDKRFMYEESLHTPLIISYPGHIKEGVENTDMVQNIDFAPTFLAYAGVQQPKEMTGKPLQPLLAGNKPKNWRKDLYYHYYDYPTYHLVRKHDGVRNDRYKLIYFYGKGGMRAVEENKYQKIPGTSEYNCLKYLNATHYFNDDADVSYYELYDLQNDPDELNNIYGKKGTEKVTKQLMKRLNNYRKELKIDEY, via the coding sequence ATGAATCAAAACATTACAAAGGCAATCTTGCCATTGGCGGCACTGTCGTGTGTCCACGGTAAGATGCTTGCGCAGGATGCGACACGGCCTAACATCCTTTACATCATGTGTGACGACCACGCTATGCAGGCTATTAGTGCATATGGTAGTCCTATCTCGAAGTTAGCTCCTACACCAAACATCGATCGTTTGGCACAACGAGGAATGCTCTTTCGCAACTGTTTCGTGGAAAACTCATTGTCAACGCCAAGCCGTGCTTGCTTGATGACAGGACTCTACAGCCACCAGAATGGGCAAAGACAGTTGGCTGAGGGTATCGACACTACAAAGACTTTCGTTCCAGAACTGATGCAGAAGGCTGGTTACGAGACTGGAATCGTAGGTAAATGGCACATGATGTGTCGCCCGAAGGGCTTCGATTACTATTATATCCTCGATGGTCAGGGAAAGTACTATAATCCAAATTTCTGCACAACAGGCAACTACGGCAAGTATAAACAGGAGATGGGGTATGCAACAACACTGACCACACAGCATGCGATAGAGTTTCTTGACCATCGACAGAAGGACAAGCCCTTCTGCTTGTATGTGCATCATAAGGCACCACATCGCAGTTGGTTTGCCGAGCCAAAGCATATCGGAATGTATGATGGGGTAGACTTCCCATTGCCAAAAACCTTCTGGGATAACTATGAGAATCGCGGTTCGGCAGCTAAAACACAGAAGATGAATATTGAGAAAGATATGGAGTTAATCTTAGACTTCAAGATTCCAGAGCTTCTCGATACATCAGACGTGGAGAGTATGGCTTCTTATGCAGGTTTGATGGGCGAACTTGGTCGTATGACAGCAGCACAAAGAATGGCATGGGATAAGTATTATATGCCAAGAAACCGCCGTTTCATCGAGGCGAAACTCTCAGGAAAAGACCTCGCAGTGTGGAAGTATCAGAATTATATTCGTGATTATATGTCTGTCATTGCTTCGGTAGATGAGAGTGTCGGTCAGCTGTTAGATTATCTTAAGGCACATGACTTGGATAAGAATACTGTGGTTATCTATACCTCAGATCAAGGCTTCTATATGGGCGAGCATGGATGGTTTGATAAGCGATTCATGTATGAGGAGTCTTTACACACCCCACTTATCATTAGCTACCCAGGTCATATCAAAGAAGGAGTAGAGAATACTGATATGGTACAGAATATCGACTTTGCACCGACTTTCCTTGCTTATGCCGGTGTACAACAACCAAAGGAGATGACAGGTAAGCCACTGCAGCCGCTGCTTGCAGGTAATAAGCCAAAGAACTGGCGTAAAGATTTGTATTATCACTACTACGACTATCCTACTTATCACCTTGTTCGTAAGCATGATGGTGTACGTAATGATCGCTACAAACTTATCTATTTCTATGGTAAGGGCGGTATGCGTGCCGTGGAGGAGAATAAGTATCAGAAGATTCCGGGTACGAGTGAGTATAACTGTCTGAAGTATTTGAATGCTACACACTACTTCAACGATGATGCTGATGTAAGCTATTACGAACTTTACGACCTGCAGAATGACCCTGACGAGTTGAATAATATCTACGGAAAGAAGGGTACGGAGAAGGTAACAAAGCAGCTGATGAAGCGTTTGAATAATTATCGTAAAGAACTGAAAATAGATGAATACTAA
- a CDS encoding alpha/beta hydrolase, whose product MNFKKLFFVMGLATATMTMSAQSVFDVKLYNGRPPYDNGDPNDSAKVRVFLPMEKQATGRAVVICPGGAYETLSMEKEGYDWGEFFQNQGIAAIVLKYRMPHGQPEVPVSDAEQAMKLVRLNATSWKINRNDVGIMGFSAGGHLAATIATRSQGEAKPNFQILFYPVISMMEGYGHDRSRTNFLGKNPSKRDEKKYSADMNVSRVTPRTFIALSDDDDTVPPANGVNFYTELYRNDVRGSLHVYPGGGHGWGSKIGFRYHEEMMMDLKAWLKSF is encoded by the coding sequence ATGAATTTTAAAAAACTTTTCTTCGTAATGGGGTTGGCCACTGCCACTATGACAATGTCGGCTCAAAGTGTCTTCGACGTTAAACTTTATAATGGACGTCCACCTTACGATAATGGTGATCCAAACGACTCTGCCAAGGTTCGCGTATTCCTTCCTATGGAGAAACAAGCTACTGGTCGTGCCGTAGTTATCTGTCCGGGTGGTGCATACGAGACCCTTTCTATGGAGAAAGAGGGCTACGATTGGGGAGAATTCTTCCAGAACCAAGGTATTGCAGCTATCGTTTTGAAGTATCGTATGCCACATGGTCAGCCAGAAGTTCCAGTGTCTGACGCTGAACAGGCTATGAAACTTGTACGCTTGAATGCAACAAGCTGGAAGATTAATCGTAATGATGTTGGTATCATGGGATTCTCTGCTGGTGGCCACCTCGCTGCAACTATCGCAACAAGAAGTCAGGGTGAGGCAAAGCCTAACTTCCAAATTCTCTTCTATCCAGTTATCTCAATGATGGAAGGTTACGGACACGACAGAAGTCGTACGAACTTCCTTGGTAAAAATCCAAGCAAGCGTGACGAGAAGAAATACAGTGCTGACATGAACGTAAGCCGTGTGACTCCACGCACTTTCATTGCACTCAGCGACGACGACGATACTGTTCCACCAGCTAATGGTGTAAACTTCTACACCGAGTTGTACCGCAATGACGTTCGTGGTTCGCTCCACGTTTATCCTGGTGGCGGTCACGGTTGGGGTAGCAAGATTGGCTTCCGCTATCATGAGGAGATGATGATGGACTTGAAGGCATGGTTGAAGAGCTTCTAA
- a CDS encoding NUDIX domain-containing protein → MHVLDKFRYCPVCGSKHFVEQNEKSKRCESCGFEYFLNPSSAVAAFILNEQGELLVTRRKFEPGRGTLDLPGGFCDIGETIGEALIREVREETNLTVKEKHYFCSLPNKYRYSDFDVPTLDVFFVCKVEDETVLKAADDVEEAMWLPLSEVHTEQFGLRSIRQALYDFLQMESKNLKK, encoded by the coding sequence ATGCACGTATTAGATAAATTTCGGTATTGCCCCGTATGTGGAAGTAAACACTTTGTTGAACAGAATGAAAAAAGCAAACGCTGCGAGAGCTGTGGCTTTGAGTATTTCTTAAATCCAAGTTCTGCAGTCGCAGCATTTATCCTGAATGAGCAAGGAGAACTGCTTGTTACACGTAGGAAGTTTGAGCCTGGACGTGGAACATTGGACCTTCCTGGTGGTTTTTGTGATATCGGGGAGACGATTGGCGAGGCACTGATACGTGAGGTAAGAGAGGAAACTAACCTGACAGTCAAGGAAAAACATTACTTCTGTTCGCTTCCGAATAAGTATCGGTATAGTGATTTTGATGTTCCAACACTTGATGTCTTTTTTGTTTGTAAGGTAGAGGATGAAACTGTATTAAAGGCTGCTGACGATGTAGAAGAAGCAATGTGGCTTCCTTTGTCAGAGGTTCACACAGAGCAGTTTGGGCTCCGTTCTATCCGTCAGGCACTATATGATTTCCTACAAATGGAGTCGAAAAACTTAAAAAAGTAG
- the recG gene encoding ATP-dependent DNA helicase RecG — MDILSQDIMYLPGVGPHRKEILGKELGIHTYRDLLEYFPYKYVDRTKLYLISELSQDMPFVQIKGRILSFEETEMGKRKKRIVAHFTDGHGVCDIVWFNGTKYIYQNYQVNKEYIIFGKPTFFNGRFQFTHPDIDDASQLQLNDMGMQPFYVTTEKMKKAGITSRAVEKLTKMLISKLTEPLEETLPPFITTHLHLISRDAAMRKIHYPKSVDDTQRARVRLKFEELFYVQLNILRYASDHRRKYRGYIFNRIGAQFNWFYSHNLPFELTGAQKRVMHEIRADMASGRQMNRLLQGDVGSGKTLVALMSMLIAIDNGYQACMMAPTEILAEQHLQTIKEFLKGMNLRVELLTGIVKGKKRQEVLDGLIDGSINIVVGTHAIIEDKVQFQHLGMAVVDEQHRFGVEQRAKLWSKSENPPHVLVMTATPIPRTLAMTIYGDLDVSIIDELPPGRKPIQTIHKYDDQMASLYSGIRQQINLGRQVYIVYPLIKESERMDLKNLEDGFEAMQDIFPEFQLSKIHGKMKDKEKEAEMQKFVSGQTQILVATTVIEVGVNVPNASVMVILDAQRFGLSQLHQLRGRVGRGAEQSYCILVTNHKLTKETRKRIDIMCDTNDGFEIAEADLKLRGPGDLEGTQQSGIAFDLKIADIARDGQIVQMAREEAQKIIDDDPTCKKIEYNMLWERLKALRKTNINWAAIS, encoded by the coding sequence ATGGATATACTATCGCAAGACATAATGTATTTACCAGGTGTGGGGCCACATCGTAAGGAGATTCTGGGCAAAGAACTTGGAATCCATACTTATCGTGACCTACTGGAATACTTCCCTTACAAATATGTTGACCGTACAAAGTTATATCTTATTTCAGAGCTTTCGCAAGATATGCCGTTTGTGCAAATCAAAGGAAGAATCCTCAGTTTTGAGGAAACTGAGATGGGAAAACGTAAGAAACGTATCGTTGCACACTTCACCGATGGACATGGCGTCTGTGATATTGTATGGTTTAATGGTACGAAGTATATCTATCAGAACTATCAAGTAAACAAGGAATATATTATCTTTGGCAAGCCTACCTTCTTTAATGGTAGGTTTCAGTTTACGCATCCTGACATTGATGATGCTTCTCAGTTGCAGCTCAATGACATGGGTATGCAACCCTTCTATGTCACAACAGAGAAGATGAAGAAGGCTGGTATCACTTCACGTGCTGTGGAGAAACTGACAAAGATGTTGATTAGTAAGCTTACTGAACCTTTAGAAGAGACACTCCCACCCTTCATTACAACCCATTTGCATCTCATCTCACGGGATGCTGCTATGCGCAAGATTCATTATCCAAAGTCGGTTGATGACACCCAGCGCGCCCGTGTACGTTTGAAGTTTGAAGAACTCTTCTACGTACAACTTAACATTCTTCGCTATGCCAGCGACCATCGTCGCAAATACCGAGGCTATATATTCAATAGGATTGGAGCACAGTTTAATTGGTTCTACTCCCATAACCTGCCTTTTGAACTTACTGGAGCGCAGAAAAGAGTGATGCATGAGATACGTGCAGACATGGCAAGCGGACGACAGATGAATCGTTTGTTACAGGGCGATGTAGGCTCAGGAAAGACCCTTGTAGCGCTGATGTCTATGCTTATTGCTATCGACAACGGCTATCAGGCTTGTATGATGGCACCTACGGAGATACTTGCAGAACAACATCTCCAGACGATTAAGGAATTTCTCAAGGGAATGAACTTGCGTGTAGAACTGTTGACGGGTATCGTGAAGGGCAAGAAACGACAAGAAGTATTAGATGGACTCATCGACGGTTCTATTAATATTGTTGTAGGAACGCACGCCATTATAGAGGATAAAGTGCAGTTCCAGCACCTCGGTATGGCTGTTGTCGACGAGCAACACCGCTTCGGTGTGGAGCAACGCGCTAAGCTATGGAGTAAGAGTGAGAATCCCCCACACGTATTGGTGATGACAGCTACGCCTATACCACGTACGCTTGCGATGACCATCTATGGCGACCTTGATGTCTCTATCATCGACGAGTTGCCACCAGGACGTAAGCCAATACAGACGATTCACAAGTATGATGACCAAATGGCGAGCCTTTATAGTGGCATAAGACAGCAGATCAACTTAGGGCGCCAAGTGTATATCGTCTATCCACTCATCAAGGAAAGCGAGCGTATGGACCTTAAAAACCTTGAGGATGGCTTTGAGGCTATGCAAGATATCTTCCCTGAATTCCAGCTAAGTAAGATTCATGGAAAGATGAAGGATAAGGAAAAAGAAGCTGAGATGCAGAAGTTTGTCAGTGGACAAACACAGATACTCGTTGCCACAACAGTGATAGAGGTAGGTGTAAACGTGCCTAATGCAAGCGTAATGGTTATTCTCGATGCTCAGCGTTTTGGGCTTTCTCAACTCCATCAGCTGCGTGGTCGTGTTGGTCGTGGTGCAGAACAGAGTTATTGTATCCTTGTTACCAACCACAAACTAACCAAGGAAACCAGAAAACGTATTGATATTATGTGCGATACAAATGATGGTTTTGAAATTGCAGAAGCCGACCTTAAGTTGCGTGGACCTGGTGATCTGGAAGGTACACAGCAAAGTGGTATAGCCTTCGATCTTAAAATTGCCGATATAGCACGTGATGGACAGATTGTTCAAATGGCACGAGAAGAGGCACAAAAGATTATCGACGACGATCCAACATGTAAAAAAATAGAATATAACATGCTTTGGGAGAGACTTAAAGCGTTAAGAAAGACTAATATAAACTGGGCTGCTATTTCATAG
- the topA gene encoding type I DNA topoisomerase — MQENLVIVESPAKAKTIEKFLGKDYKVMSSYGHIRDLKKKELSIDLDTLNPDYEIPDEKKKVVSELKKSAKAADKVWLASDEDREGEAISWHLCEVLGLDEDKTNRIVFHEITKPAILKAIESPRRLDMNLVNAQQARRVLDRLVGFRLSPVLWRKVKPALSAGRVQSVAVRLIVEREREIQNFNSEPYYRLNAVFAVTSEDGSKNEVKAELNKRFKTHEEALAFLELCKTSKFKVSSIAKKPLKRTPAPPFTTSTLQQEAARKLGFTVSQTMMVAQRLYEAGRITYMRTDSVNLSAFAIEGCKTEIERLYGEDYGKVRKYQTHSKGAQEAHEAIRPTYIDNVSIEGTSQEKRLYDLIWKRTIASQMADAKIEKTTVNISLESEEAKNTTDLQFIANGEVVAFEGFLKVYHESTDDDENSEEFSHALPVMHEGEELERREIVSTERYSQGPNRYTEASLVRKLEELGIGRPSTYAPTISTIQQREYVQKGDRKGEERKYAVDSLLGLKITSKTKKEMAGADKGKLIPTDIGIVVNDFLMGNFPDIMDYNFTAKIEQEFDKIAEGKAEWNKEMKTFYQSFEPEVEKVMNARSEHKAGERELGVDPATGKPVFVKIGRFGPVVQIGSADDEDKPRFSQLPSDKSMETITLDEALELFKLPRNLGQFEGTDVVIGAGRFGPYVLHDKKYTSLPKEEDPLTISLDAAINLIQKKRLQDAQRHLKTFEEDAKMEVMNGRYGPYIAYDGKNYRMPKTLHDKAAELTYEQCMDIVKNAPEPKRKK; from the coding sequence ATGCAAGAAAACTTGGTAATAGTAGAGAGCCCGGCAAAGGCTAAGACCATAGAGAAGTTTCTCGGTAAGGATTATAAGGTGATGTCGTCTTATGGACATATCCGTGACTTGAAGAAAAAGGAACTTAGTATTGACCTCGACACGTTAAATCCTGACTACGAAATCCCTGATGAGAAGAAGAAAGTAGTCAGTGAACTGAAGAAGAGTGCAAAAGCTGCCGATAAGGTTTGGTTAGCTTCCGATGAGGACCGCGAGGGAGAAGCTATCAGCTGGCACCTTTGTGAGGTGCTGGGATTGGATGAGGATAAAACGAATCGTATTGTTTTCCATGAGATTACCAAGCCAGCTATATTGAAAGCTATCGAGTCACCACGTCGTTTGGATATGAATCTTGTGAACGCACAGCAGGCTCGTCGTGTACTCGACCGCTTGGTTGGCTTCCGTCTTTCACCAGTGTTGTGGCGCAAAGTAAAGCCTGCTTTGAGTGCAGGACGTGTGCAGAGCGTAGCCGTTAGATTGATTGTTGAGCGTGAACGTGAGATACAAAACTTCAATTCAGAGCCTTACTACCGTTTGAATGCAGTCTTTGCTGTGACCAGTGAGGATGGTTCAAAGAATGAAGTGAAGGCAGAGTTGAACAAGCGTTTTAAGACACATGAGGAAGCATTAGCGTTCCTTGAACTGTGTAAGACTTCAAAATTCAAGGTCTCATCGATTGCTAAGAAGCCTTTGAAGCGTACTCCAGCTCCTCCATTTACCACCTCAACCCTCCAGCAGGAAGCTGCAAGAAAGCTCGGATTTACCGTAAGTCAGACGATGATGGTTGCCCAAAGATTGTACGAGGCGGGTCGTATAACTTACATGCGTACTGATAGTGTGAATCTTTCAGCATTCGCTATCGAGGGCTGTAAGACAGAGATTGAGCGACTCTATGGCGAAGATTATGGTAAAGTAAGAAAGTATCAGACGCATAGTAAGGGTGCTCAAGAAGCGCACGAGGCTATCCGTCCAACTTATATCGATAATGTTTCTATCGAAGGAACAAGCCAGGAAAAGCGTCTGTATGACCTTATTTGGAAACGTACGATTGCATCACAGATGGCGGATGCAAAGATAGAAAAGACCACAGTAAATATATCACTTGAGTCAGAAGAAGCCAAGAATACTACCGATTTACAGTTTATTGCGAATGGTGAGGTAGTAGCTTTCGAAGGTTTCTTGAAGGTATATCACGAGTCAACTGACGATGACGAAAACAGTGAGGAGTTCTCACATGCACTCCCAGTAATGCATGAAGGCGAAGAGTTGGAACGTCGTGAAATCGTGTCAACAGAGCGTTATTCACAGGGACCAAACCGCTATACGGAAGCAAGTCTTGTGCGTAAACTTGAAGAACTTGGTATCGGTCGCCCTTCAACTTACGCCCCAACAATCTCAACGATTCAGCAGCGTGAATACGTGCAGAAGGGAGATCGCAAGGGTGAAGAACGTAAGTATGCAGTTGACTCATTGCTTGGTTTGAAGATTACCTCTAAAACAAAGAAGGAGATGGCAGGTGCTGATAAGGGTAAACTTATCCCAACCGACATCGGTATTGTTGTAAACGACTTCCTTATGGGTAACTTCCCTGACATTATGGATTACAACTTCACGGCTAAGATTGAGCAGGAGTTCGATAAGATAGCAGAGGGAAAAGCAGAGTGGAATAAGGAGATGAAAACCTTCTACCAGAGCTTTGAACCAGAAGTAGAGAAGGTGATGAATGCTCGTTCTGAACATAAAGCAGGTGAACGTGAACTGGGTGTTGACCCAGCAACAGGCAAACCTGTATTTGTAAAGATTGGTCGTTTCGGTCCAGTGGTACAGATTGGTAGTGCTGATGATGAGGACAAACCACGTTTCTCACAGCTCCCTTCTGATAAGAGTATGGAAACCATTACTCTTGATGAGGCTTTGGAATTGTTTAAGTTGCCACGCAATCTTGGTCAGTTCGAGGGTACAGATGTCGTGATTGGTGCAGGTCGTTTTGGTCCTTACGTGCTTCACGATAAGAAGTATACATCGCTGCCAAAGGAGGAAGACCCACTCACCATCAGTCTTGATGCAGCTATCAATCTTATTCAGAAGAAGCGTTTGCAGGATGCACAGCGTCACTTAAAGACCTTCGAGGAAGATGCTAAGATGGAGGTGATGAACGGTCGTTACGGTCCTTATATTGCTTATGATGGAAAGAACTACCGTATGCCAAAAACCCTTCATGATAAGGCTGCCGAACTTACTTATGAGCAGTGTATGGATATCGTAAAGAATGCTCCGGAACCAAAGCGTAAGAAGTAA